In Rhodopirellula sp. P2, the DNA window TCGTGTCCCCACTGCCATCCCGCGAGTCCAGCGACCGGCGTCCCCTCTGGATTCGCGGTTCCTTCTCCACGCGGACGTTGGTGTTGGGTTTCGCTGAGGTCCAAGAACCCGCCCGTCCAAACCTCCGCCAAATCCATGGCGTGCAGGTTGTAGGACACCGTCAGTTCTCCGAGCGGCAACGTCAGCACGCTCGGGAAGTCACGCCGAAGTTGGGAACCAAGAGCCACCCCAAAGTCTCGTTGCTGGATCTCGAATCGCTTGCCGTCTTCGGTGCCTTGGGGCAGCGTTTGCAGGTAAGCCTCGTTGATCGGTTCGTAACCTGGGTTGTGGTCCTTCATCAGCGTTTCGCGAATGTAGTGAACCACCTGATAACGTTGGTGTGGGGTCAGGTAGGTCATCGGTCCCATCAGCCCATTGCCCTTCGTCAAGGTCATGAACATCTTGTAGGGATCGGCACCAAACTTCAGCTCCTGCGAACGGAACGCGCGCGCGGTCGGCAACGCTGGTTGCTGGCCATCGGTTCCATGGCAATTGGCACAATCGCCTGCAAACAACTGACGCCCTTCGTCGATGTCTCGCGATCGCAACGAACGGAGAATGCCTGCGTGATCCAGGTTGACCGAGTCATCCTTGACAATCAACTGCTCTGGCGATGGCCGCAATATCTTTTCGACCACCTCGCCACCTCTCGCAACGTTCATCACGTACCGCAACAGATCCAAGAAATCACGCTGCGACTTGATCGACTTCATCAACCCCGCCGGCATCATGGATTGCTCGTCCTTCTTCATCACTTCGATCTCGTCGCGAGACAAAGTGAAATCCTTCTCGGGCGATTGTCCCAGTCGCATCGTGATCGCAGTGTCATCCTGCTTCACCAACATTCCTTTGAACACTTCCCCGTCAACGGTCAACACCGTGTACGTCTCGTATCCCTCGCGAATGTGCTTGGAAGGTCGCAGCAACGCATCCACGAGATGTTCAGCGGGCAGTTCTTGACCAAGTTGCGAAATGGGAGGTCCAAGCGGCGATGAATTGGTCCCATCGCCATGACAACTCACACAATTGGCTGCGGACTTGAAGTACACCAGAGCTCCGCGTTTCGCGTCACCGCGAAGACGCGCTTGCTGAGCCAAGTGGAACGGGTCAGCCTCTTGAAGCTGCTGCTCCAAAGGCACCGCCTGACGCAGCGTCGTCGTCGGTGGGGCGGCGACCGCAGTGACGCCAAACAAACAAAGCATGCAGCCAACGCGAGTGACGAAAGCAACACGTTGACGACCAATGACAACAGACAAATGCATGATTTGATTCAACGGTGAATTACGAACTCAACATGAGTGATGACCATTCCACCTGCTCAGAAAAGAATCCGCTGCAGGTCGAATCATCAGAAAGCAGGATAGTCGAAACGGGATTCCAGGACGGTTTGGAAACATCATCGAAGTCCCCTTCCGAATCTCTTTCGACTGTTCCGGCAGCGTGGGGAGGTCGTGCAGTTTTTTAGTCTTGTATTACCAGGCGTTTGTCATCACCCTCCCCGTGGGAGGGTCGAGCGAAGCGAGGGGAGCGGCTCAGCATTGGATCCAGCGCGCCACCCTCACCGGCCCGAAGCGGTCCGCCCCTCCCAAAGGGAGCGTGAAGGAAAACTGCACGCCCGCGCAGCGGGAGGGGTCGGAAAGCGAGCGTTCAGCGAGATTTCCGGGGGAGGACAATCCGCGCCGCTTTCCATGCTCGGCTCCCTCCCCCACGTACGCCTGAACGGCGTCGCTCGACCTCCCCCAAAACTTCGTTTCGGGAGAGGTTCTCAAAGGCTGAAACCCGCTAAAACGCGGCCTCGATGAACCGCACGACCTCTGGGATGGGAGAGAAGACAAATGACGAAGTTGCTTCCTGTCGGATCCTCAGTTCAGCAGCTTCTCAACCAGCGGCACAATGTCATCCGCATAGTTGAAGCCGGCAGTCTCGCCAACATCCGAAAACTGCTTGACCAACTTCCCCTCTGCATCGAACACCAACACAGCGGGAATCGAGCCGATGCCAATGGCCTCAAACACTTCGTCGCTCGGTGTTTGGACGATGAAATTATCGAATTCCGCGTCGACACTCGACAGAAACTCCGTGACCTTTGGCTCATAGGATTCTGGCGGCCGGCTCTTGCGTCCGTCGAAGTCCACATTGGCACCGATGGCAACCACCTTGTCGCCAAACCGTTTCTGCATGGCCACCAAGTTGGGAAACTCCTTCAGGCACGGCCCACAGGCCAAGGACCAAACATCCAACACGGTCACGGTGCCACTTTGGGTTGCCGTTGCGCGAACTTTGTCCCAAGCCGCGTATTCAATCGCGACCTTTTTCGCAGAAGCCACCAAGTTGGTGGAGGTGTCGCCGGTTGGCTCGCTGACGCTGGATGATTCGGCGGACGAACCGAGGTCCAAATCATCAGGCAAACTCATGCCACCTTCGCCAGGATTGTTTCGCTTGACGGGCGCTTCCGGCAAATCGCCGTCGGGCAACGCAAATCCACCTGGGGTCTTCAAGTTTGGTTGAGACGCTTCGCGGGGGGACGCTTCCTCCACCACTTCCACCTCCGTTGTTTCGGTTGAGACTTCCGGGGCCTCAGGCGTCGGCGACGAAGACGAACCACAACCACCCACCATCATCATGGCAGGCAACAAGGCATAGCGGATAGAACGCGAAAACGACAATCGATCCATCGTTGAACTCGGCATGGGGAAACGAACGAACAACCAACCACTACGGTAACAAAATGTCCAAACCTTGGCACTCAGCGACGCTTCATTCCGTTGAAACTCGCCGTTGCTGACAAGGGGTCCTCCGGCCAATCGTGCTTGGGGTAGCGACGCCGCAGCTCTTTTCGAATTTCGGCGTAAGTCGTGGCCCAAAAACTAGCTAGGTCGTTGGTGATCTGTTGCGGACGCCCGTTTGGCCCCAGCAAGTGCAACTGCAACGGCACGCGGCCACGCAAAATCCGCGGTGTCTCCGTCCACCCAAAACACAACTGAATTTTGACTTCGATCCACGGCGGCTTGCCTTCGACGTAGTGAACCGGGACCTTCCGTCCGCCCGGCAACTGGACTTCCTCCGGCGTTTCCGCTTGCACAATCTGCCAAGCCGGGTAGCCGATCTTCCCCAGGACGTGATCGGCCCAAGGAGCCGACTTCAGCTCTTTCAAACTCGAGCGACTCGCGCACAGTTCGCGGAGCAATTCCAATTGCAGCTCTTCGCTGACTTCCGGAACTTGCTCTTCAATTTCTGCGACCATCCCGATCCGGTGCAGCAACTTCTGAAACTTCTCGCCAGCGATGGGCAGCCGCGTTTTCACATTCTCAAACAGAATCGCCGCGGTTTCCTCATCACATGGAACCTTGGCAGGAGTCTCCCGCAGGACCAGGTCCCCGTACCGAACCTGCCAACGACACTGAACAGCCGATCGGCCTTCGTCCCATGCTTGAACCTCCCCTGTTTCCACTTGATCGGGATCCAACCAATCTTCTCGAATTGCCACGACTGCACGCACGCGAGATTCGGTGCCTCCCCCATCCACGTCGTAGCAAAGCACCAATTCCTCACTGGATATTTCGCCCAGCATTCGCTTCAGACCAACCACACCGCGACCACCCACCATCCTGCCACGATCGGGTGCATCTGAACGACGTAGAACGACACGATCGGGATACGCAGCCAACAATGCACATGCAACCGCAGTCTCACGATCACGTTCCAGCTCGTCAGCACGCTTTTCCGACGCTCCACTTGGCAAACTTTTCCGGATGGTCTCCGCAACTTGACGAATGGACTTGATCGCTGATGTCGGAACCGATCGCGGCACTCGATTGTTCTCAATCGCATCGACCTTTTCGGCCAGTGTCATGGCCGCGATGCCTTCCATCGGATCCCGCTCGCTCATCAGTGCGGCCAACACGGCCACGGAAGCCTTTGGCAACACGCCCACCGCCTCCGTTGCCATCCGCGCGATCCGTGGATGCAGCGGCAAACCCGCCATGACTTTCCCACGCGAGGTGATCCGTCCACCGCGTCCGATCGCGCCCAGCATCCGCAACAACGCTTGAGCGGATTCCACCGCGTGCTCCGGCGGCGGGGTCAGCCAGCGCATTGCAAACAAATCGGTTTCCCCATGGCTGGCCAACATCAACACCATGTCACTGAGGTCGGCCCGCAAGATCTCAGGCACGTCGTATTCGTTTCGTGAACGTTGGGCCGCTTGGCTCCACAACCGATAGGCATCCCCAGGAGCAGTCCGCCCGGCACGCCCCGAACGTTGGTCGGCGGACGCCAACGAAATCGAAGTCGTCTCCAGCCGAGTCAATCCGCGGCGAGAATCAAACCGGGGGACCTTTGCCAACCCTGAATCCACCACCGCCGTCACACCATCCACGGTCACGGACGTTTCCGCAATGTTGGTCGACAGCACGATCTTTCGAAACTTCGTGGGCCGGATCGCTTCGTCTTGTTGTTTGGGCGAAAGCGATCCGTGCAGCACGACCACCCGCGCATCACCCGCCAGGTTCGCTCGCTCCAATTCCGTCTGGACACGTCGAATCTCTCCCACCCCCGGCAAAAACACCAACACATGCCCGTCGCTGTTCTGAACCGCGTCGCGAATCGGCTCGACGATCCGTCGTTCAATTCGCTCCCCCGGTTGATCTTCGCCGTGATGAATCGCGACCGGAAAGGCACGCCCTTCGCAACGAAGCGAAATCGCGTTTTCAGAACGCTCTTGATTCAGATAGGCAACGATCGGTTCCGTTTCCATGGTCGCTGACATGACCACCAAACCCAGGTCATCTCGCAGCTCAGACCTCAACCGATGGGACATCGCGAGCGCCAGGTCCAATTCCAACGTCCGCTCGTGAAATTCATCCAGCACGACGCAGGCAACGTTTTCGAGCAGCGGGTCGGATTGCATCCGCCGCAAAAACATCCCCGTGGTCATGAACACGACTCGCGTCGCTGCTGATTCACGGCGGTCCAAGCGAACGTGATAACCAATCGTTTCCCCGACCGATTCACTTCGCGAGCGCGCAACCCAGTCCGCAACGGAACGGGCCGCCAAACGCCTGGGCTGGATCACCCAAATTTGACCGGCGATGCCGTTGTCTTCCAAGCTCTGCAGGACGGCGGGCGGAACCCCGGTCGTCTTGCCTGCCCCGGGTGGCGCCTTCAGCACCACCGCTTTGCCACCGGCGACCGCCAGTCGCAGCGGCGCAAGAACCTCTTCGATCGGAAGTCGTGTCATGGAGACTTGGAATGCAAAGCTCGAT includes these proteins:
- a CDS encoding TlpA family protein disulfide reductase, producing the protein MPSSTMDRLSFSRSIRYALLPAMMMVGGCGSSSSPTPEAPEVSTETTEVEVVEEASPREASQPNLKTPGGFALPDGDLPEAPVKRNNPGEGGMSLPDDLDLGSSAESSSVSEPTGDTSTNLVASAKKVAIEYAAWDKVRATATQSGTVTVLDVWSLACGPCLKEFPNLVAMQKRFGDKVVAIGANVDFDGRKSRPPESYEPKVTEFLSSVDAEFDNFIVQTPSDEVFEAIGIGSIPAVLVFDAEGKLVKQFSDVGETAGFNYADDIVPLVEKLLN
- the hrpB gene encoding ATP-dependent helicase HrpB; the encoded protein is MTRLPIEEVLAPLRLAVAGGKAVVLKAPPGAGKTTGVPPAVLQSLEDNGIAGQIWVIQPRRLAARSVADWVARSRSESVGETIGYHVRLDRRESAATRVVFMTTGMFLRRMQSDPLLENVACVVLDEFHERTLELDLALAMSHRLRSELRDDLGLVVMSATMETEPIVAYLNQERSENAISLRCEGRAFPVAIHHGEDQPGERIERRIVEPIRDAVQNSDGHVLVFLPGVGEIRRVQTELERANLAGDARVVVLHGSLSPKQQDEAIRPTKFRKIVLSTNIAETSVTVDGVTAVVDSGLAKVPRFDSRRGLTRLETTSISLASADQRSGRAGRTAPGDAYRLWSQAAQRSRNEYDVPEILRADLSDMVLMLASHGETDLFAMRWLTPPPEHAVESAQALLRMLGAIGRGGRITSRGKVMAGLPLHPRIARMATEAVGVLPKASVAVLAALMSERDPMEGIAAMTLAEKVDAIENNRVPRSVPTSAIKSIRQVAETIRKSLPSGASEKRADELERDRETAVACALLAAYPDRVVLRRSDAPDRGRMVGGRGVVGLKRMLGEISSEELVLCYDVDGGGTESRVRAVVAIREDWLDPDQVETGEVQAWDEGRSAVQCRWQVRYGDLVLRETPAKVPCDEETAAILFENVKTRLPIAGEKFQKLLHRIGMVAEIEEQVPEVSEELQLELLRELCASRSSLKELKSAPWADHVLGKIGYPAWQIVQAETPEEVQLPGGRKVPVHYVEGKPPWIEVKIQLCFGWTETPRILRGRVPLQLHLLGPNGRPQQITNDLASFWATTYAEIRKELRRRYPKHDWPEDPLSATASFNGMKRR